The following coding sequences lie in one Candidatus Poribacteria bacterium genomic window:
- a CDS encoding ABC transporter permease yields the protein MRDNRPQFYHELLRQKSAVIGASILTFFIIIALFAPLIATHDPRDADVSARLKGWSQDHYFGTDKVGRDIFSRIVYGSRISIKVGLVAMTFSISIGALLGIIAGYYGGWLDNTIMRVMDMMLAMPSILLAMVIVTILGQSLTNAIIAVSIVYIPQYARILRASVLTIREQDYVAAAHAIGASDFRILTRAILPNCLAPLIVQATLGMGAAILDAAGLSFLGLGAEIGEPEWGAMLNENRALIRRAPWTVMTPGIAIFLIVLGFNLLGDALRDVLDPQVKT from the coding sequence ATGAGGGACAATCGCCCTCAATTTTATCACGAGCTGCTGCGCCAGAAATCGGCGGTGATTGGCGCATCGATCTTGACGTTTTTCATTATTATCGCACTCTTTGCCCCGCTGATCGCAACCCATGACCCCCGCGATGCAGATGTGAGCGCACGACTCAAAGGTTGGTCTCAAGATCATTACTTTGGAACCGATAAGGTTGGGAGGGATATTTTCAGTCGCATTGTCTACGGCTCGCGGATCTCGATCAAAGTCGGATTGGTTGCGATGACATTCTCAATCTCGATTGGGGCACTGTTGGGTATTATCGCTGGCTATTATGGGGGTTGGCTTGACAACACGATCATGCGGGTGATGGACATGATGCTCGCCATGCCGAGTATCCTACTAGCGATGGTTATTGTTACCATTCTAGGACAGAGTCTGACCAATGCGATTATTGCTGTTTCGATTGTTTACATCCCACAATATGCTAGAATCTTGCGTGCGTCTGTCCTCACCATCCGTGAACAGGACTATGTAGCTGCTGCCCACGCCATCGGGGCAAGCGATTTTCGCATTCTGACCCGTGCGATCTTGCCTAACTGTCTTGCGCCCCTAATTGTGCAGGCAACGTTGGGAATGGGTGCGGCGATTCTGGATGCCGCCGGTCTCAGCTTTCTTGGGCTTGGTGCCGAAATCGGTGAACCGGAGTGGGGTGCGATGCTTAACGAGAATCGGGCGTTGATTCGTCGTGCACCGTGGACTGTCATGACGCCGGGGATTGCAATCTTCCTGATTGTTTTAGGGTTCAATCTACTGGGGGATGCGCTGCGGGATGTGCTGGATCCG